In Granulicella mallensis MP5ACTX8, the sequence GCTAGAGCGCACTGTGGATCGATCTCCAGGGCATCCTTGAAGTATCCGATCGCCTTCATCAGTGTTGCGCGGCTGCGCTGGTTCCAGAAGTGAAGGCCTATTCTGCATGCCTGTTCGGCGAGGGAGTGAGTTGCGGAAGGTTCGGAGGGGGAAGGTTTTGTTCGATGAAACGTTTGCTGCGGTATTCCAGAGATAATGCGCGAGGCCAGCGATGACTGCGATGTCAGAAACCCTTGTTGTTCGCAATCGAAACGGTCAGACCAGAGACATCGCAGATCGGAGCCATCGATGAGTTGCACAAAGACCCGTATCTGATTGCCTGAATGGCGCATCGTTCCGCTCAGAAAGAGGTCGACAGAGAATTCCTTCGCGACGGTCTTCATAAAGCTCAGGCTGCTGGTGCCGGGCGAGGGAAGCGCTTTGGCGGGAAGGATGATGGTATGTAACTGGGTGCGAGCCAGTTCGGCGGTAAGTTCGTCGCGGAGGCTATGGATGAAGCGATCCATCGTCTGGCGTTGCATGATGCGGTCCGCGGCCGTGTGGACTAACTCGAAGGGCAAGGCAAGAATACGCGGATAGCTTGCCGCAGTAGGTTCAGGCGAACTTGTCGGGGCTTCGGCTCGTTGGGCATGTAGTTCCTGGGATGCCTGTTTGCCATAAGTAGAATTCATGGCGGAACGAGCAATCCACCATTGTTCCAGTTCACGACGGTAGGCATAGATGCTGCCTAATTTGCTATGGTGCTGACGCCGAACCGGCAGGCCTTCTCTCTTTTCCCAGAGCTGGACGGTGCGTACTTCTCTTCTGAAGAACGACGCAACTTCTTTCCACGAATCGAGCCGTTCTCTCGGCCATTCCGGAGGAAGGGGCATTCCACAATCTTGAAACGATGAAGGATGCATCGTGGTCGGGCCTCCTGTAGATAGCTGTGCCAACTCCGTCAACGCAAGCGTTGCAGAGGGAAGACGTCAGTTACTTGGGAACCTGAGAAACGGTCGTGGATATAAAAGGACCTGTATATGGGTGTATCAAAGGTTATGTCTACCGTCAAGCATTTACTTTACGAACAAATCTCAGGAAGGTATCGATGAAACAACGAGCAAGACCGTGACTAGAAAGTCGAGATACAGTCATAAAACTATGAATATTGTTTTGAAGCTGGCGACGCCTGAGGATCAAGTTTTTCTTGCTGACCTGTATAACGATGTTCGCTCCGTAGATTTTGTTTCTCTCGGGCTGCCGGAGCCGACGCTTGCACAGCTACTCGCTATGCAGTTTCAAGCACAGCAGATCGGATATGCGACACAGTTTCCGCATGCCGTCGACCAGATTCTCTGGACCGGTACGACGCGCATCGGGCGCATGCTGGTGAATGAGAGTGAGAGCGAGATCTGGCTGGTGGATATAGCCATCCTGAGTGCCTATCGTGGACAGGGATTGGGCGGGCACTTTCTCCAGGAGCTTTGTGTCCGCGCTACTGCTGCGCAACTGCCGCTGCGTCTCTCTGTACGATTCAACAATCCGGCGCAGCGGCTCTATGAGCGGTTGGGATTTGTCCGTACCGGTGGCGACGGGATGTATATCGCCATGGAGCTTCACACGCAGAAGTCGATCGACGAGACAGGCAGGTCTCAGTTTGCTTTTGCTGCAACAGAGGGAGAGAGGGTTGAGCAGGGATTTACCGGGGCTTATTTTCGAACGTTGATTGGTCGCCGGATGAAAGGGCAGAGTCTGGACGGGGCGGTAGCCGATCTGCTGGTGGAAGACGTGAAAGGCTTGCCGTTGCCGAAGAGCGGGCCGGAGCTGGATTCAGGTGACAGCTTCGTCGTCTACTTTAGGGGACCGCTT encodes:
- a CDS encoding GNAT family N-acetyltransferase, producing MNIVLKLATPEDQVFLADLYNDVRSVDFVSLGLPEPTLAQLLAMQFQAQQIGYATQFPHAVDQILWTGTTRIGRMLVNESESEIWLVDIAILSAYRGQGLGGHFLQELCVRATAAQLPLRLSVRFNNPAQRLYERLGFVRTGGDGMYIAMELHTQKSIDETGRSQFAFAATEGERVEQGFTGAYFRTLIGRRMKGQSLDGAVADLLVEDVKGLPLPKSGPELDSGDSFVVYFRGPLTPAFPDACANLTPEHGEAMTIFLVPIERDAQGMKYEAVFNRMVPRT